A genomic segment from Xyrauchen texanus isolate HMW12.3.18 chromosome 21, RBS_HiC_50CHRs, whole genome shotgun sequence encodes:
- the LOC127661333 gene encoding forkhead box protein F1-like: MTAEVPQASVQTPAHSSPMSEKPHGQTPVMETTSSSTTKTKKTNAGIRRPEKPPYSYIALIVMAIQSSPTKRLTLSEIYQFLQSRFPFFRGSYQGWKNSVRHNLSLNECFIKLPKGLGRPGKGHYWTIDPASEFMFEEGSFRRRPRGFRRKCQALKPSMYSMMNGLGFNHIPESYNFQGAGGGLSCPNSLSLESGIGMMNGHLASNMEGMGLAGHSMSHLSANSGHSYMGNCTGSLGSEYPHHDNSASPLLTSGGVMEPHPVYSSTASAWPPAPSASLNNGAPFIKQQPLSPCNPGANPVQPSLSTHSLEHSYMHQNGHGTTDLQGIPRYHSQSPSMCDRKEFVFSFNAMTSSSMHSPGSNSYYHHQQVSYQDIKPCVM; the protein is encoded by the exons ATGACGGCTGAAGTGCCGCAGGCCTCCGTGCAGACCCCTGCCCACAGCAGCCCCATGTCGGAGAAACCGCATGGACAGACGCCTGTGATGGAGACCACTTCCTCATCCACCACCAAAACCAAGAAGACGAACGCTGGAATCCGTCGTCCTGAAAAACCTCCTTACTCTTACATCGCTCTCATCGTCATGGCTATCCAGAGCTCTCCAACCAAACGACTCACTCTGAGCGAAATATACCAGTTCCTTCAGAGTCGCTTCCCATTTTTCCGAGGGTCGTATCAAGGCTGGAAAAACTCGGTGCGTCACAATCTGTCTCTGAACGAGTGCTTTATTAAGCTGCCCAAGGGTTTGGGCAGGCCCGGGAAGGGGCATTACTGGACCATCGACCCGGCCAGTGAGTTCATGTTTGAGGAAGGATCTTTCCGCAGGAGGCCGCGGGGATTCAGGCGCAAATGTCAGGCGCTAAAACCTTCAATGTACAGCATGATGAACGGGCTAGGATTCAATCACATACCCGAGTCCTATAACTTTCAGGGGGCAGGCGGGGGCCTGTCTTGTCCTAACAGTTTATCTTTGGAGAGCGGGATTGGAATGATGAATGGACATTTGGCCAGCAATATGGAAGGAATGGGCTTGGCAGGACACTCTATGTCACATCTATCAGCGAACAGTGGACATTCCTACATGGGGAATTGCACAGGATCCTTGGGGAGCGAGTACCCCCACCACGACAACTCAGCATCTCCGCTTCTCACCAGTGGAGGAGTTATGGAGCCCCATCCCGTGTACTCCAGCACGGCTTCGGCCTGGCCTCCAGCGCCTTCCGCCTCTCTCAACAACGGGGCGCCTTTCATCAAACAGCAGCCGCTTTCTCCTTGCAACCCCGGTGCCAACCCAGTGCAGCCTAGTTTATCCACACACTCTCTGGAACACTCCTACATGCACCAGAACGGTCATGGCACCACCGACCTTCAAG GTATTCCCCGCTATCATTCCCAGTCTCCCAGCATGTGTGACAGGAAAGAGTTTGTCTTCTCTTTTAACGCCATGACCTCTTCATCGATGCATTCACCAGGGAGCAACTCATACTACCACCACCAGCAGGTCTCCTATCAGGATATCAAACCCTGTGTTATGTGA